In Gammaproteobacteria bacterium, the DNA window ACCGCATGACCTGCGTGTAAGCGAATGCCTTTTTCTGCATACCAGTTCAGATCGTTGATCATGATCTGATCGACGGTCTTTTCGCCCGCCAGCACCGGCGAGAGCATGATCCGGTTGTAGTTGCCGTGTGGCTCCGCCCCAAACACGGTGATATCAAATTTATCCGGGGCCAGTGCGAGCAATTCTTCCACCGTCCGCATCCCCGCCATCCCGTTGCCTATTAGAACCAGTCTTTCTTTCATTGATTGGGCATCTCAAACATAATTGGGAAATCGGTCATTAATCTGATGAGTAATGAAAAACAATACATTGGGCGGGCTGGATTTGCGCCAACGCCATGATTGCTGAGTTAGCAAAGATTATTCCATTTAATAATTTTTATTTAATAAATTGTTTTATATTTAATTTTTTACGAGTGATATACGGACGCCTAATTGCTTGCATGGGTATTGCACTAAAAACATCCGCTGGTTTGCTCGACTCTGATTAAAATGGTGCATCGCAGCAGTATATTTAGTGGGGTCATACAACATTTTTATAATTAAAATAATTACTTAACTTTTTGGCTTAGTTTTTGTAGAGGACATCTCACCTTTTCACCACTTTGGAGCACCGCCTCGTGAGCGTCCCCAAAATCAACCTGTTATCGTTTAGCGGCAGTGTGCGCACCTTGCACTTGGGCTGGGTCGCCTTTTTCATCAGTTTCTTCGTCTGGTTCAATCATGCGCCTTTGATGGCCTCGATTCGTGAAGCGCTCAACTTAAGCGATCAGCAAGTGAAAACCCTGCTAATTCTTAACGTCGCCTTGACGATTCCCGCCCGCATTATCATCGGTATCCTGGTCGATCGCTTCGGGCCACGCATCATGTACTCCCTGCTCCTGGCGATTTCCAGCGTACTCTGCTTCTTTTTCGCCATAGCGGATAGCTTCGAACAGATGGCGCTGGCGCGTTTTCTGCTGGGCTTCGTCGGTGCCGGCTTTGTCATCGGCATTCGGCTGATTAGTGAATGGTTCCCGGCCAAGCAGGTCGGTCTAGCGGAAGGCATTTACGGCGGCTGGGGCAATTTTGGTTCGGCTGGCGCTGCCCTGACACTACCTACCATTGCGCTGATGTTCGGCGGAGCAGACGGCTGGCGCTATGCGCTGGCGCTGACGGGCGTTATTGCGCTGGTTTATTCCGGCATCTTCTACCTAATGGCGCGCGACACGCCGAAGGGTTCAACGTATTTCAAACCCAAGAAAATGGGCGCGATGGAAGTCACCAGCAAGGGCGATATGGTGCTATACATCATCATGAATATCCCCATGTACGCGACGCTGGCGTTGCTGACCTGGAAACTGTCCCCGGCTAATCTAAGTCTGCTCAGTGCAGATATTTCGACCGGCATTTACATCGCCCTGGTCATCCTGTTCGCTTATAACGTTTACAAAATCATTCATGTCAATAGCGAGGCGCTTTCCCAGCCGATCCCCGAAATTCACCGCTACAAGTTCAAGCAGGTCGCGGTGCTGAACCTGGCCTATCTGGTCACGTTCGGATCAGAGTTGGCGGTGGTGTCGATGTTGCCGCTGTTTTTCAAGGACACGTTTAACCTGTCACTGGTCCAGGCGGGTTTGCTGGCTTCAGGCTTCGCTTTCATGAATCTGGCGGCGCGTCCGGGCGGCGGGCTGATCAGCGATCATTTTGGCCGCAAGAAGACGCTGACGATTCTGTTGCTGGGCTTGGCCGTCGGCTATTTCGCCATGAGCCAAATCAATTCATCCTGGCCACTGACTGTTGCGGTCATTACGACCATGGCCTGTTCGTTTTTCGTGCAGGCGGGCGAGGGCGCAGTCTTCGCGATGGTGCCGCTAATCAAGCGTCGTTTGACCGGCCAGATCGCGGGCATGACCGGCGCTTATGGCAATGTAGGCGGGGTGCTGTTCCTCACCGTGCTTTCTTTCGTCGATGCTTCGATCTTTTTCCTGGTGATCGCCGGTTCAGCGGTGGTGGTGCTCGGCATCACGCAATTGCTCGATGAACCCGCCGGCCAGATCGCCGAGATCATGCCGGATGGCACCGTGCAGATGATCGACGTCGCTTAAAGTAAGGCATGACGCGCACCCTGCAAATCCGCCTCGGTCAATTTTCCGACCGAGGCGTTAAACCGGCGAACGAGGATTTTCATGGTGCGCGCATCCCGGAAGGCGAAACGCTAGAGTTGAAAGGCGCCGCGTTTGCGATCGCCGACGGGATGAGTTCCAGCGAATTAGCCCGATTGGCGTCTGAATATGCAGTCAAGAACTTTCTCAACGATTATTTCGCCACCCCGGATTCCTGGACGGTGCGGCATTCCGGTGAACGGGTTCTGAGCGCACTCAACCGCTGGTTGTGCGGACAAAGCGTAGCGTTGCATGACCCCGCGCGGGGCATGGTCACCACCTTCAGCGCCCTGGTGCTGAAATCCACTACAGCCCATATTTTTCATATCGGCGATACGCGCATCTGGCAATGGCGCGACGCCACGCTGGAGCCATTGACGCGGGATCACCACAGTTGGGCCAGCGCCCAGCGGGTTTATCTGAACCGGGCGTTGGGCATCGACACCCACCTGGAAATCGACTATCGCAGCCTGCCGGTTGAGGTTGGCGACCGGTACTTGTTCACCACCGATGGTGTCCATGAATACGTGCCGCCTTTGCAGATCAAGCGCCTGCTAGGCGAATACAACGACAATCTGGACGCCGCCTGCCGCACACTGACCGCGGCTGCCCGCGCTGCCGGTAGCCCGGACAATCTGACCTGCCAATTGCTGTGCATCGATGACCTGCCTGCCCCGGATGTCGACTCGGTCTTCCGGGAATTGACCGAGTTGCCGTTCCCGCCGCCTTTGGAACCGGGCATGATTCTGGACGGCTATCACATTCTGCGGGAAATCCACGCCAGTCCGACCAGTCAGCTTTATCTGGCGCGCGATGAGGATTCCGGAAAACAGGTTGTGCTGAAAACGCCGTCTGTGAATTTTGAGGACGACCCCGGCTATCTGGAGCGTTTCCGCCATGAAGAGTGGGTGGGTCGGCGTATTAACAGTACGCACGTCTTGAAAATCATTGAACCCGTGCGGCGGCGGCGTTTTCTTTACCACATCCTGGAACACCTCGATGGTCAGACCTTGCGGCAATGGATGGCGGACCATCCGCGTCCCTCGTTGCCCAAAGTCCGGGAGATTTTGCAGCAAGTCGCCTGCGGCATCCGCGCCTTTCATCGGCTGGATATGTTGCACCGGGATTTGAAACCGGAAAACATCCACATCGATCATCATGGCACAGTGCGGATCATTGACTTCGGTTCAGCGAAAATCGCCGGTATTGCTGAAATCGCCTCACCCATCCCGCAAGTCGACCTGCTCGGCACCAAGAACTATGTCGCCCCGGAAGTTCTATGTGGGGAGCCGGCTACAACCAGCGCCGATTTATTTGCTTTTGGCGTGATCGCCTATGAGTTGCTGACCGGCCATTTACCCTACGGCGAGCGGTTAGGCCGGGAGGTCAACGCCAAGTGGATGAACCGGTTGCGCTATATCCCGGCTCGGAATGAGCGAACGGACTTGCCGGTTTGGGTGGATGGCGCTTTGGAGAGGGCCGTGCAGCTTAATCCAAAACGCCGCTACGTGGTTGAAACCGAGTTGATCTATGACTTGCGTTATCCCAACCCGGATTTCATCGAACATCCTGTTCGGCCTTTGCTGGAGCGTAATCCCATCGGTTTCTGGCGCGGGGTAGCGCTACTGTCGCTGCTTGGGAATCTGGTGCTCATGTATTGGCTGCATCGCGGTTGATGTGTTCCATATTGGATGGAGCTGTAGAGAAGGCGTCCTGGGTCAGGCAATGGAGCCATCGTTCAGTACGAGGTGATACGTCATGGTGATTGACTGTCAGAAAATGGCAACGGGTCTCATTCTGTCGGGGGGACGCGCTGAGCGTATGGGCGGTCAGGATAAAGGGTTATTGCCACTGGCCGGCGAACCGTTGATCGCCCATGGCGTCCGCCGACTGCGGCCCCAGGTGGCTGAACTTCTGATCAGCGCCAATCGTCATCAGTACCTGTACCGAACATTTGGATGTCGGGTCGTGAGCGATGATCCACAGATGCGGTTTCGTGGACCGCTGGCGGGCGTGCTGGCTGCGATGAGTGTGGCCAAAACGCCCTACCTGCTGACTGCACCCTGTGATTCGCCATTGCTGCCACCGGACTATGCGCAGCGCATGAGCGAGGCATTAGGGCGAAAAAAGGCGACGGTCAGCGTGGCGTTTGGCCGGGGATGCTGGCAACCCGTGTTTGCGCTGTTGCCAGTGGCTTTACAGGATGACCTGACGGCATGGCTGGTTGCTGGTCAAGGCGGCGCCGGTCGTTGGCTGCAGCGCCACCAACCTGCGCAAGTAGCGTTCGCCGATGAAGCGATGCTATTGTGCAACGTGAATACGCCACAAGATCTGGCGCGGCTGGAAGCAGAATTCCAGCCAGACCAAGCGCTTTGAGTAGTGTTCCAGACATGGTCCGAATTACGCATAGGCTAAAATGCGAATTAAGAGCCAACTAATATCATTAAATATCAGGACTTTCGCTTATGGGCTATTTTTTACCATATATAGATATTTATTGATCATTACCATACTTTATATGGTAGCCAAGCGAAAGTCCTGAATATAAATATGTTATGTTACTCATCGAATTGCTGACGAAAATCCAGAATCGGGTTTTCAACGAGTTGAGGATGAAGCTCTTAATTCGCATTAAAGCGTTCCCCTTATAATAGGGGGGATGCTAAAGCCCGTTCCGCCTAAAGGCAAAGGTTTATACCCTGCCGATTAGCAATTAATGCAACGGAACCAGAAATCCGCCTGAGATGACAACTATATATCGCAACTTCTCCAAGCCGATTTCATGCGTTAGCCCTGGCTGATGGGGGCAGGATGTTCTTTAGCCAGCGCCATACGGGCGAACCGAACAATTTCTGCTGGCAATACTGGCTTCATCAGGCAGGGCGCGGTTGCGCCATCGGCAATTAACGCCGCTTCCAATCCATCGCGTCTGGGGGGAAGCAGCAACAACGCTGG includes these proteins:
- the mobA gene encoding molybdenum cofactor guanylyltransferase produces the protein MVIDCQKMATGLILSGGRAERMGGQDKGLLPLAGEPLIAHGVRRLRPQVAELLISANRHQYLYRTFGCRVVSDDPQMRFRGPLAGVLAAMSVAKTPYLLTAPCDSPLLPPDYAQRMSEALGRKKATVSVAFGRGCWQPVFALLPVALQDDLTAWLVAGQGGAGRWLQRHQPAQVAFADEAMLLCNVNTPQDLARLEAEFQPDQAL
- a CDS encoding NarK family nitrate/nitrite MFS transporter, whose translation is MSVPKINLLSFSGSVRTLHLGWVAFFISFFVWFNHAPLMASIREALNLSDQQVKTLLILNVALTIPARIIIGILVDRFGPRIMYSLLLAISSVLCFFFAIADSFEQMALARFLLGFVGAGFVIGIRLISEWFPAKQVGLAEGIYGGWGNFGSAGAALTLPTIALMFGGADGWRYALALTGVIALVYSGIFYLMARDTPKGSTYFKPKKMGAMEVTSKGDMVLYIIMNIPMYATLALLTWKLSPANLSLLSADISTGIYIALVILFAYNVYKIIHVNSEALSQPIPEIHRYKFKQVAVLNLAYLVTFGSELAVVSMLPLFFKDTFNLSLVQAGLLASGFAFMNLAARPGGGLISDHFGRKKTLTILLLGLAVGYFAMSQINSSWPLTVAVITTMACSFFVQAGEGAVFAMVPLIKRRLTGQIAGMTGAYGNVGGVLFLTVLSFVDASIFFLVIAGSAVVVLGITQLLDEPAGQIAEIMPDGTVQMIDVA
- a CDS encoding bifunctional protein-serine/threonine kinase/phosphatase: MTRTLQIRLGQFSDRGVKPANEDFHGARIPEGETLELKGAAFAIADGMSSSELARLASEYAVKNFLNDYFATPDSWTVRHSGERVLSALNRWLCGQSVALHDPARGMVTTFSALVLKSTTAHIFHIGDTRIWQWRDATLEPLTRDHHSWASAQRVYLNRALGIDTHLEIDYRSLPVEVGDRYLFTTDGVHEYVPPLQIKRLLGEYNDNLDAACRTLTAAARAAGSPDNLTCQLLCIDDLPAPDVDSVFRELTELPFPPPLEPGMILDGYHILREIHASPTSQLYLARDEDSGKQVVLKTPSVNFEDDPGYLERFRHEEWVGRRINSTHVLKIIEPVRRRRFLYHILEHLDGQTLRQWMADHPRPSLPKVREILQQVACGIRAFHRLDMLHRDLKPENIHIDHHGTVRIIDFGSAKIAGIAEIASPIPQVDLLGTKNYVAPEVLCGEPATTSADLFAFGVIAYELLTGHLPYGERLGREVNAKWMNRLRYIPARNERTDLPVWVDGALERAVQLNPKRRYVVETELIYDLRYPNPDFIEHPVRPLLERNPIGFWRGVALLSLLGNLVLMYWLHRG